The sequence AAGGGACCGAGCTTTTGCTGGCGACctcgcctccacgtggcccccgctgtcaaCGCGGCGTGCGGGATTCTACCTCACCTGAGGGGGATCGCGGACGCCGCGGCTAAGTGGGTTGCTTCCCTCACGGGACGGTCCTCCCTCTGAATGATCCTTCACGGGTGACAGGGGGGTTTTTCCAAGTCCTCTCTCCCCTCGCAGCTGTTTCTGCACCGACCATCGGTACCTGACATGGGCGTAAGCCTCGTTCAGGAGAGCCTGCCTTTAATTAGGCCTTTGGGCTGTAGAACACTCGTtgcatttcctgcattttttgttcgacttctcgttccatatttctgcaaaaaaaataatattattaaaataaattgctacacgattactagaacaaatttccacaatactaaattttatcgcgttataaattcgaaataaaatcaattgaatcgtttgcataccagatggttctaaaaaaacaggatcgaaaaacgccaaagagcgcgatcgcgctccttcgattacataactaatattttaacttatatttaacgaaaaatatactacatgtatatgccctggcttttctcaacccaaaatctgaagagcgcgaaagtggctcgtggtacgcaaacgtttcaaaactttgaaattctagtgccacatacatagtttatatattagtatgtacttacttgcaatttcttcgtggtttcttactcctccaagagttcagcgttgaatgaaactgcgacccttcgcagctcgaagttaggcccagtgtcggtctcggagccgtgtttgtggtggggggattttcaaaatgggactacatgatgcgccaatggttcaaatagtatgattggttgtctgccaatggttcaaatagtatcattggttgtctgccaatggttcaaaaaatatcattggttgtctgccaatggcaatgtccaatggtagcatcgcaagcataccctggtccaaatcatgatctcacacaacggttgctttccctatttcgaatttcccgctaccgctgtttgcagttcgaaaatgatttgtttacactttcgtaggcgataaagctacatgtattagtagtatcgtaacgtgactcgcattcagctgttctctgcgtttttacgtcgcgttcagtcgtgatttgttctccaagtgatacggtctaggagtgcaaagcgcgcgatgtttatttcttataattttagattttttctatttcattctatttcattctacttcattctattttattttattcaattctattctttttgattctacttttatattctactctatttggcattattctactacatttcattgtaaacaatagaaacagataaatttaacaatttcaaaagtgtagcgaaacgatgccaaaggttgtgaattcaatgaattgggaggatgtggtttcttcccaattgtttagacgtatgaagggggatgcatcgaaaaaactgaccttgaccacaccaagatacagcaaaagaaaaattatgaaggagaggtaagtgagcattttgtttcgttactatgatttcggtaatatgtttcgatataatttaaatggtaagagcaaaagttctcattactgctggaaatacattttttcgctttctcgcttttgtacttccatttctcggatttttatgatattgacatatgctgtagtccatattcaatcattagaatgaagttgcaaaacaaaatcgacgggtcgaagtagctgattagtgtcatttatacgtcatttatatttcacgtaaatttctgtatcatcgaaaacactgacatcgagatatcccttcctttttttgggatcttcgtcacgtacaaatgctttcccggttgtatggacggatgttcgtattgtttgacgaacagatggggtagaaaggaaattttaggattattgtcgtaaagaaagctgattgccttcgtgtgtccctaaagaaagaaattagaaggccgaggatctggaactcggccgcgtacggcacgcagatgggaaggttacaatttccgcgtccgacaattcattccctcccacggtgagggcccactgcagatattatttcaatacgtattctgcatttgtttgcaacaaacgttttctcttcaatcttctgcaaagagcgtagccgattcaagatggtcaaaattgtccttacaggtttttcaaatgagtactataccgttcgatctaaataaattgatattattaattaaataatgtgagccagagagagtcactgtgccgttgcaaccatttcgaatcataacctgcagtaagccgttcaatctttccattttaattgaacacttgcaaatgataacgatgacaatacaagtagcaacgatttgttgcatagcaatacggcccaccggtcatcaaaaacctagctgcgcaaaatttcaacccggttgcaagctgtggttatctctgactatcacgaagtaaaataatacaaaatttattgtatacgtatctattatttaaaaaatataatattatatattagagtttagacttatttaagatgaattttatgttgattactaatgtgggattaatttataatagagttgaatttaatttttattttgatttcggttcgagagatatgaaattatctaattgaataattgaatttgatttctaatatacagttacggggtaattttcgtagaaataaataattgagttatagctaattagtactatgattgtaataatatcatttattttatttgggttcatttgattgaattatattgaactgttaattatgtattaatttgctttgttggagtgagaatatatatattattttaattgcggctaaaaaattggctatagaatatttttcataaatacaatttatgaagtcatctaaaaatttaaatagttttcatacgagtgaaaagtagagattaatttttaatattacatgaaagtttgaataagaaatttaaattaaataatggtaaatttagtgcgccagcaccaacggttaaactgctgttattcgttaattttaagaatttttaggggcttcagttatctcgataataaattttaataattatctaggttgaataaatttatgtgaaccgtacaaattgcccgccactttcattataaatggaataaatcgtaacgttgtaaaagtatgggaaaatgttttcattaaaattttagtttaacaataagtgtttcatttacattgaaaggattctgaatgaggaaaattttattatttgcacaaattataaatattattgatttcttaatttaatatatttgaaaaaaggaattacatgattataagttatagtatttatttacgaataaatttaatgattttaaaatgtgtgtgcgtgtgttgtagaagaagaaagtaatattagtataagtaaaagtgattttttcgtactttttgcatcagggttaattaaaataaagttagtgtttttaattatctcgaaagtaaaagagttaatttaatatttctgttatgtatcataataattattaatactgaattgatgagtttatgttggaagaaaatcctaactttggcattgttagttgttacattttctattggaattttttttttcttttcttttttacgaacattattatttcatacttttaaatatatttattcatttatcctacatcaaattgaattggttagtttagggtattcaataataaatgaaataaataatagttcattgtcatataaagtattaaagtcgtgtaaagaattaagtttagatttatgataattgaagatttaaatttttattaaaattaatcagtaaaattaaatgatttgtatttcataacaattttattactttgttgtaatataatttaacttaaggGGCCGGGTCAGATCAGCCAGCACTCCGAGTTGATCGTCGCGCTAcagttgtgcgaacggacattagacaaaccaaattagaaatattttcgaccggcaggtggcacacgcatatgtttctgtgatcacgggtatcggtaaaaatgtaacggaagagagaaagcaagctaaaagagaaggatagcgactaaacatggttgccacatttcattcctcgccgcaatgttgccatgtcgtcaaaaccgtttcacaaactgagtttcatgaaactgattcctgcttcatgagcccgttctgccgcgcgctaggttactagaccaggggaaggtggcgtgcggggcagtcgtgagcggcgcggtagttgcagcaagaacgctcgtcgaatattgtaaatatctcaacaataataaagaaatggtcatttctacaaccgaagcccaacagcttagacttttctgaatcgaaatatccaactcccaaactgctcactggtatattggcacgtccatcttggttgatacgaacagttgtcacgaagatattctgccgcgcgctaggttactagaccaggggaaggtggcgtgcggggcagtcgtgagcggcgcggcagttgcagcaagaacgctcgtcgaatattgtaaatatctgaacaattataaaaaaatggtcctttctacaaccgaagcccctcagcttagacttttctgaatcgtcggacagtgctagtgggattggatgtgatatgtagataatgcgaagtaaacaaataatttaaatgtagttcgtttatttaaaaaactgatggtgatggagcaattcgtaaataaaatgaacaacagaaatgataaaaacgatttttttattaataaaagttcaaaacatatttagaactccccctcctccccctcctctccctcctcttcctcctcttcctcctcttcctcttcttctttccttgcccctcttctgggggccataaatggttcatttgaataattttgtcagctctctctgcaacgtataagtatatattattattattatttgttattatatatattactatattatattatataatataggatattgttttacaagatgtcacaccaaaactaattacagagtgtaatatttatcaaagtttattgttttcaacgtataaataagtaaactagtgaaatattattatttttatacatttatttgttaataaatatttgtaaactacttctaaaatatttgcataatttgtccgaaatcgtctcgagttgctggtttGCGCAAGCGAAAaaggcctcgagtgcaaagggttaatattactttcttcttctacaacacacgcacacacattttaaaatcattacatttattcttaaataaatactataacttataatcaggtaattccttttttcaaatataatatcgaccgtgggcccttgttcgtctttcggccgtccgaggaaataacacccgataccattttcttcgaagcgcagggtaccaccaaatgaaataaacaagatatgccgagacgtaaactgtgtccgcctcgctgtcaccctgcggtatcgagtgtcatttcctcggacggccgaacgacgaacgacaagggcccacggtcgaggcctcgattttttggcagtgaaacgacgactgccgaacgaacacgtcgaataaacgattacccgcgaacgtgtcgtacaaacgattatctgcaaacgcgtctcagtcatctttcgtaatatccacaaatgtttcggattatcagtgattaattaagtgatcagtgtttggtgacagtgcagtgaaagatcagctgtacgttgtacaaggtcagtgcccttcgacatcgtgaatttcagccagcaaatgtatCCTCAACtgaatgggtgagtttcttactgataatatttttcatatctctctaataaacaaatgctttacgtcccttaacgcgattatttattattaaatcagctttgcaaatcattcgttgaattctgttcgtacatggaattattcaaattaaaaagataattaaaagataattaaaaacactaactttattttaattaaccctgatacaaaaagtataaaaatcacttttacttatattaatattactttcttcttctacaacacacacaaataaatactataacttataatcaggtAATCAGGTTTCAACTATATTAAATTCagagagaaatcaataatatttataattcgtacaaataataaaattttccttattcagaatcctttcaatgtaaatgaaacacttattgttaaactaaaattttaaagaaaactgacttattccatttataacgaaagtgacgggcaacagcccccaaaaattacttaataccaaatcagtctttaaaaatttaaaaattcttaaaattaacgaataacagtagtttaaccgttggtgctggcactaaatttaccattatttaatttaaattttttattcaaacttacatttaataaaaattaacgatatatttggcgctccctcctctccctcctcttcctcctcttcctcctcttcctccccttcctcctcttcctcctcttcctcctcttcctcttcttttttcattgcccctcttctgggggccataaacagttcttttaaaaagttttttcagctctctctgcaacgtataagtatatattattattattatttgttattatacatatattactatattaaattatatataaaagtatttttcatttacttacattagcagccactaggttcgccaggttaggcctagctgtcccccgagccagctggcctaacatatttcgccactgcgactgtaacataacagcagaattagaagtatatatattatgaatatacatttcatcgtacatatatattgcatatacctacagttttcccggcgttgaatgccagagcgactTCTCTCCCTCCGGTCAAATGGAAGGTGGTTTCCGCCTACCGAGCCAATTTAGCAAGAACTGTCTTCATACTTGCCTGTAACATAGACGTggaattagaagtacatacattatgaataagcatttcatcgtacatacatattgcaaatacatacagttttcccggcgttgaatgccagagcgacttctttccttctggccagaacattgtcggtcgttccctcaaccgcagtggcgctgtcaatggtagcatcgcaagcacacctcactgccgatccgcgtgaacatcatctgcaacatgcaaggaaaaattcgcacacgaagtgtgcaacccgacattgcgtgggtacgctcgagcgaatctaatgactcgcgagctcagatctgttttaaatttccttcgctgaaataatcagcgaaggcgcacacgaagtgtgcaacccgacattgcgtgggtacgctcgagcgaatctaatgactcgcgagctcagatctgttttaaatttccttcgctgaaataatcagcgaaggcgcacacgaagtgtgcaacccgacattgcgtgggtacgctcgagcgaatctaatgactcgcgagctcagatctgttttaaatttccttcgctgaaataatcagcgaaggcgcacacgaagtgtgcaacccgacattgcgtgggtacgctcgagcgaatctaatgactcgcgagctcagatctgttttaaatttccttcgctgaaataatcagcgaaggcgcacacgaagtgtgcaacccgacattgcgtgggtacgctcgagcgaatctaatgactcgcgagctcagatctgttttaaatttccttcgctgaaataatcagcgaaggcgcacacgaagtgtgcaacccgacattgcgtgggtacgctcgagcgaatctaatgactcgcgagctcagatctgttttaaatttccttcgctgaaataatcagcgaaggcgcacacgaagtgtgcaacccgacattgtgTGGGTTCGCTtcaggttttttaattagttttgtgctaatcacaattggttttttgtactccgtttctgtggcctctcggatactcatgttcctaatgtagcggctgtccaatatttcgggcaacatacaatggacgtagaatcgcgacaatttcgatttcatttcgttctgccaaaatgtgtcgtctttggttacttttatagttttcataccctttggtgtccacaaacaaaacagacaatattgtcgacctgttatgtgcagttgtccctgcacttggtaaaaatagtgatgggttctgcgtaatgcagtacctgcatcatcttcaaatattcttcgtagtggttgaatattttttatcgcttcttctggcgagaatttttctgccgtcttcgggcatttaatttccacgataccgTCGTCGTCAATTATGCCGTCCGGAGATGCCCCCAAAAATGgtatctctgcatcaatgaagagaccgcatttgcggatttccacgtcttcctccttcgcaagttgttcgcgggcaatattctcacactgccgaccatattcaatggcaggcagctgcaatatgtttggatacagcagtgactttaccaaatttccacacttggttgttttccttcgccgacacactttgccaaagttcgacgctgtaagtaatttggatcggtatgtatgccactcgtggcttttattttgttctaccgtatccctctctattttctttcgattcgtttgccagtcctgcagcatctccatgtgcctttctttttcaaagctaaatagatgttgctccatatccggtttctctgcgctaactccataatccgggtccattgctgaacaaaacgggtttctcaccttcttcggagactttcttttcctttcgtttcctttttcattaatgcctttccttctttcttctaattgttctatcaatttcggcggcttcacacccttgccctctattacctttgatattagtttttgcgtgttgtgctgtacaacagcagctgcacatctcgcagaatatgaccctctctggccccaatttaaccttttcccaccggtatattttgcaatgattgcattgaggttctcaactgaattgtttgtagtattatgtaacaaactttcagcatgagccatcaatggacggaagatctcatgcatccggttatatgtgccgattttcttgagatgcggtaccaagttgtcttctcccgtgttttctgggcggtcgcagaaatatcctagtcttcgacactccttgtgctctccgaaaacgtggctgggaatatttagtagatccgtttgcaaattttttattctttggtgggtcggaagattttccttcgatctgtaaactgcagccttcacaacatccgtgcgcagtctacgaatgttattttccacggcttttcgataaatgccaggtggagtcttctttacaacatctttcagtttgttgcaaaaattgcgcaataaatggttcgtgcactcaatctttttcacacgaaccatctctgccttgtatggatcacaatccaaaatccttttatatacgctgctgtcgccatcggcaatcaatatattatatatcagacctcttttttctatgctggtctggaaaccctcagcaattgcagcactctccattctcgtggatgtctcatttcgtccccagttcttgaagcatctatgttctctggggctttccttcctcttcgaagcgttgtggcaaatcaaacacactttatttttcacacctgcaaataacactttttttgtgtggtatcccgctattgcaccaataccggacaaggagtcatgccttccagtatggtacgatcttttcatccagctgccgtcagccacgacggggatgaaagggataccggaaactgaaacgtcgcctcttcggacggctaattgtttctcctcttctgccgctgctagcatttctgcttcagcaagaCTCACCAAATCTTCAACAATGTCGTCATGACGTCTTCGATATTCCGTCCTTGACATGCAtggaatgttcattgttgcaaacatttcttcCATCTTTGCGTAACCACCTCCAGAAGTGATTGCAGCGAGGGTCGTAGTATAATTCAAGTCCATTGTTTTGTTGTCTGCCGTTTGACTGTGCACTTCCGCTTCATATTG is a genomic window of Megalopta genalis isolate 19385.01 unplaced genomic scaffold, iyMegGena1_principal scaffold0928, whole genome shotgun sequence containing:
- the LOC143263631 gene encoding uncharacterized protein LOC143263631, with the protein product MPKVVNSMNWEDVVSSQLFRCMKGGASKHLTLTRPRYSKRKIMKERTQQAAAARKMRTEKIEAAEVSQEMPHFIIEPGTQEQSCAQPIIDEGLTITDFRFVVEQVLLIGYHSATFECTTQHLQVIGMKRSGLLATITLKCKMCQYEAEVHSQTADNKTMDLNYTTTLAAITSGGGYAKMEEMFATMNIPCMSRTEYRRRHDDIVEDLVSLAEAEMLAAAEEEKQLAVRRGDVSVSGIPFIPVVADGSWMKRSYHTGRHDSLSGIGAIAGYHTKKVLFAGVKNKVCLICHNASKRKESPREHRCFKNWGRNETSTRMESAAIAEGFQTSIEKRGLIYNILIADGDSSVYKRILDCDPYKAEMVRVKKIECTNHLLRNFCNKLKDVVKKTPPGIYRKAVENNIRRLRTDVVKAAVYRSKENLPTHQRIKNLQTDLLNIPSHVFGEHKECRRLGYFCDRPENTGEDNLVPHLKKIGTYNRMHEIFRPLMAHAESLLHNTTNNSVENLNAIIAKYTGGKRLNWGQRGSYSARCAAAVVQHNTQKLISKVIEGKGVKPPKLIEQLEERRKGINEKGNERKRKSPKKVRNPFCSAMDPDYGVSAEKPDMEQHLFSFEKERHMEMLQDWQTNRKKIERDTVEQNKSHEWHTYRSKLLTASNFGKVCRRRKTTKCGNLVKSLLYPNILQLPAIEYGRQCENIAREQLAKEEDVEIRKCGLFIDAEIPFLGASPDGIIDDDGIVEIKCPKTAEKFSPEEAIKNIQPLRRIFEDDAGTALRRTHHYFYQVQGQLHITGRQYCLFCLWTPKGMKTIKVTKDDTFWQNEMKSKLSRFYVHCMLPEILDSRYIRNMSIREATETEYKKPIVISTKLIKKPEANPHNVGLHTSCAPSLIISAKEI